In a genomic window of Cytobacillus sp. FSL H8-0458:
- a CDS encoding alpha/beta hydrolase family protein, producing MKEREVEFNTDVKIKGTVSFPKESEGKLPLVIIIHGSGPVDRDGNAKVMQMNAYKMLAEFFASLGVAVLRYDKRGSGVSGGDFYQTGMWDLVNDGIAAVKAARDLPEIDPERIFLLGHSEGCTLIPSINRKAETAGIILLAGHADNVRNASELQVKLLEEEVKEMKGVNGIILRGLKVHKTAASKQKKLFDEMMESEKTVMKKGFTKINAKWAREHFQYNMEEDLAAITCPVLAITGNKDVQVDPEHVHLFAEKVNGPAESYNVPNMNHLLRDQEEETSMLKLKSIYKSSLSKPLSAEMLEIIEGWTKKYIL from the coding sequence ATGAAAGAGCGTGAGGTCGAATTTAATACAGATGTAAAAATAAAGGGGACAGTGAGTTTTCCGAAGGAGTCAGAAGGAAAGCTTCCCCTTGTTATTATAATTCATGGTTCAGGCCCTGTTGACCGGGATGGCAATGCAAAGGTTATGCAAATGAATGCTTATAAGATGCTTGCAGAATTTTTTGCATCCCTTGGGGTGGCGGTTCTTAGATATGATAAGCGGGGATCCGGTGTGAGCGGCGGTGATTTTTATCAAACAGGCATGTGGGATTTAGTTAACGATGGGATAGCAGCTGTGAAGGCGGCTCGTGATCTGCCGGAAATTGACCCTGAAAGAATTTTTCTGCTGGGTCACAGTGAAGGATGTACATTAATTCCTTCTATTAATAGGAAGGCAGAAACTGCGGGTATTATCCTCCTTGCCGGTCATGCGGACAATGTCAGGAACGCTTCTGAGCTGCAGGTAAAACTGCTGGAAGAGGAAGTTAAAGAGATGAAGGGGGTTAATGGTATTATTCTCCGTGGTTTAAAAGTTCATAAAACTGCTGCTTCCAAACAAAAGAAACTTTTCGATGAAATGATGGAGTCAGAAAAGACAGTGATGAAAAAAGGATTTACAAAGATCAATGCAAAATGGGCAAGAGAGCATTTTCAATATAATATGGAAGAAGATTTGGCTGCAATTACATGTCCCGTTCTTGCCATTACCGGTAATAAAGATGTTCAAGTGGATCCAGAGCATGTGCATCTTTTTGCTGAAAAAGTGAATGGCCCAGCTGAGAGCTATAATGTTCCGAATATGAACCATCTTCTTAGAGATCAGGAAGAAGAAACTTCTATGCTAAAGCTTAAGTCAATTTATAAAAGTAGTCTTTCAAAGCCGCTGAGTGCTGAAATGCTTGAAATAATTGAAGGATGGACGAAGAAGTATATTCTCTAA
- a CDS encoding cbb3-type cytochrome c oxidase subunit I, with protein METVIKQSGKTQVFKDKANKVMGISLEDAKLTKSYLSVAFLAILLGGILGLLQGLNRAGMLELPAWLNYYQVLTAHGLLLVVVLSAFFTIGYFYAGLSHTLGGLLPKVRKMAWIGFWMKIFGFVLAVIPILMNEASVMYTFYPPMAASPIFYIGLVFIVLGVWMCAFGAFINVASWRKRNPGQHIPILSFFATGVFVLLFFGSIPVAIEVFTIIPWAFGWVETINVMVARTLFWAFGHTLVNIWYLTAVSAWYVIVPKVIGGRRWNDLLTRIVVIALVIMNITGGFHHQIIDPGISEPVKYMHVFMSLAIGFPSLMTAYAMFAVFERTARRKGGKGIVGWYKKLPWGDVRFLAPFIAMAAFIPAGAGGIAQTTNQLNQVVHNTMWVVGHFHLTLGMSVVMTFFGLSYWLIPYVSKRVLTPQINKLGVIQTIIWTLGMIIMSGAMHWVGLLGSPRRTSYSTYFDNATALSWDPYLFFLAIGGTLLMIGVLMQVYAVFYLMFFAPKGNTEFPIAEVEEDEAPTPRWTERWGLWVVCMIVLVGMAYVIPLVDFIVNAPPGSPPFKTW; from the coding sequence GTGGAAACAGTTATTAAGCAATCAGGAAAAACACAAGTTTTTAAGGATAAAGCAAATAAAGTTATGGGGATTAGCCTCGAGGATGCAAAATTAACGAAATCATATTTATCTGTTGCTTTCTTAGCCATCCTTCTGGGCGGAATACTTGGACTGCTGCAAGGCCTGAACCGGGCTGGAATGCTCGAATTGCCGGCATGGCTGAATTATTATCAGGTTCTCACAGCTCATGGTCTTCTGCTGGTAGTCGTACTGTCGGCGTTCTTCACAATTGGATACTTCTATGCTGGGTTATCCCACACACTGGGCGGCCTGCTTCCTAAGGTCAGAAAGATGGCATGGATTGGTTTCTGGATGAAGATTTTCGGATTTGTCCTAGCGGTGATCCCGATTTTAATGAATGAAGCATCTGTTATGTATACTTTCTATCCGCCAATGGCCGCTTCACCCATTTTCTATATCGGCTTAGTATTTATCGTATTGGGTGTATGGATGTGCGCCTTTGGTGCTTTTATCAATGTGGCAAGCTGGAGAAAGAGAAATCCTGGCCAGCATATCCCGATTTTATCTTTCTTTGCAACAGGCGTATTTGTTCTCTTATTCTTCGGAAGCATACCTGTAGCCATTGAGGTTTTCACTATAATTCCTTGGGCTTTTGGATGGGTGGAGACGATAAATGTTATGGTTGCACGCACGCTGTTCTGGGCGTTCGGACATACACTGGTTAACATCTGGTATTTAACAGCTGTATCTGCCTGGTATGTCATTGTGCCGAAAGTTATTGGCGGCCGAAGATGGAATGACCTCTTAACAAGGATTGTGGTTATTGCACTAGTAATTATGAATATTACCGGGGGATTCCACCATCAAATTATTGACCCGGGTATTTCTGAACCTGTGAAATACATGCACGTGTTTATGAGTTTGGCCATTGGCTTCCCTTCATTAATGACTGCTTATGCAATGTTTGCAGTCTTTGAACGCACAGCGAGAAGGAAAGGCGGAAAAGGCATTGTTGGCTGGTATAAGAAGCTTCCTTGGGGAGACGTCAGATTCCTTGCACCATTTATCGCAATGGCTGCTTTTATCCCTGCAGGGGCAGGCGGCATTGCTCAAACTACAAACCAATTAAATCAGGTAGTCCATAACACGATGTGGGTCGTTGGCCATTTCCACTTAACACTTGGCATGTCAGTAGTTATGACGTTCTTTGGCCTTAGTTATTGGCTCATTCCTTATGTATCTAAAAGAGTTCTGACACCGCAGATCAATAAACTTGGGGTTATTCAAACGATCATATGGACGCTCGGTATGATCATCATGTCTGGTGCGATGCACTGGGTAGGGCTGCTTGGATCTCCGAGAAGAACTTCCTATTCAACATATTTTGATAATGCAACTGCTTTAAGCTGGGATCCTTATCTGTTCTTCCTGGCAATCGGCGGCACGCTTCTGATGATTGGTGTCCTTATGCAGGTATACGCAGTTTTCTATCTCATGTTCTTTGCACCAAAGGGAAACACAGAGTTCCCTATTGCAGAAGTGGAAGAAGATGAAGCGCCAACACCTAGATGGACAGAACGCTGGGGATTGTGGGTTGTTTGTATGATTGTCCTTGTCGGCATGGCATATGTCATTCCATTGGTCGATTTCATTGTCAATGCGCCCCCAGGTTCACCTCCATTTAAAACCTGGTAA
- a CDS encoding SCO family protein, translating into MFPKNRTAISSLLVLMFGVVLFYIGTDGFQAFTAETARVNQLMDEKPQFPDVTLEDNNGRTYSFSEFEGKYVFITFLYTSCGTVCPELEVNMSEVYKRIPEEYIGHDIQFLSISFDPERDDPETLDTYRKAFGSDGETWRMARIPEQKELDSLLDRFGVIVIPDEYGNFAHNSAFYLVNPEGQLIEVMDYTLIEEAADRVIEILSSGREE; encoded by the coding sequence ATGTTTCCAAAAAATAGAACGGCTATATCAAGCTTGCTTGTACTGATGTTTGGCGTAGTCCTTTTTTACATTGGCACAGATGGGTTTCAGGCTTTTACTGCTGAAACAGCCAGGGTTAATCAGTTAATGGATGAGAAGCCTCAGTTCCCGGATGTAACGCTTGAAGATAATAATGGAAGGACCTACTCTTTTTCGGAATTTGAAGGGAAGTATGTTTTTATTACTTTTTTATATACTTCATGCGGTACTGTTTGCCCTGAGCTGGAGGTTAATATGTCTGAAGTATATAAACGGATTCCGGAAGAGTATATTGGCCATGACATTCAATTTCTTAGCATCAGTTTCGATCCGGAGAGGGATGATCCCGAAACTTTGGATACTTACCGTAAGGCTTTCGGCAGTGACGGAGAAACGTGGAGAATGGCGAGGATTCCGGAACAGAAGGAGCTTGATTCTTTGCTGGACCGGTTTGGAGTCATTGTCATACCGGATGAATACGGCAACTTTGCCCATAACTCGGCTTTTTATCTGGTGAACCCTGAAGGACAATTAATCGAAGTCATGGACTACACCTTGATAGAAGAAGCGGCTGATCGGGTAATTGAGATTTTGAGCAGCGGGAGGGAAGAATGA
- a CDS encoding cytochrome c oxidase subunit II, translating to MMHRSEKVWLILSFGMIIGFMLIAGYQAFAFEMGPPSYGERIDPQKVDETAPFDKPGIKKIGENEYEVVMTLQVFSFTPSEIEVPAGSTVHFTLTSKDVVHGFQVAETNLNAMVVPGYVQKITQKFDKPGEYLVLCNEYCGAGHQMMSTTITVK from the coding sequence ATGATGCATCGTTCTGAAAAGGTATGGCTTATTTTAAGCTTTGGAATGATTATTGGATTCATGTTAATCGCGGGCTACCAAGCATTCGCCTTTGAAATGGGGCCGCCAAGCTATGGAGAGCGAATTGATCCTCAGAAAGTGGATGAAACAGCACCGTTTGATAAGCCAGGAATTAAGAAAATTGGCGAGAATGAGTATGAAGTAGTTATGACTCTTCAAGTGTTCAGTTTTACTCCTAGTGAGATAGAAGTGCCTGCAGGATCAACAGTTCATTTTACATTGACGTCAAAAGATGTCGTTCACGGGTTCCAGGTTGCGGAAACTAACTTAAATGCTATGGTTGTGCCTGGTTATGTACAAAAAATCACCCAGAAGTTCGATAAGCCAGGTGAATATTTAGTTCTTTGCAATGAGTACTGCGGTGCGGGTCATCAAATGATGAGCACAACCATTACAGTGAAATAA
- a CDS encoding cation diffusion facilitator family transporter, which produces MEEEKYRNLKLGERAAYISIAAYICLSILKLAIGYMSDSAALKADGLNNTTDIIASIAVLIGLRISQRPPDKNHGYGHWKSETIASMVASFIMAAVGIQVLLNAVSSIFEGVNESPDIFAAYTGVFSGAAMYFVYRYNKKLAIKINSKAVMAAAKDNISDAWVSIGTAIGIFGSQLNMPWLDPLTAIVVGLLICKTGWDIFVQASHELSDGFDEKKIKEYQDVIKKVNGVKGIKDIKGRSYGNNEVIDVVILVNSTLDIKEAHDIATHVEKVMMQDYGVYDVHVHVEPN; this is translated from the coding sequence ATGGAAGAAGAAAAGTATCGAAACCTTAAATTAGGTGAACGGGCTGCGTATATTAGTATTGCAGCTTATATATGTCTTTCAATATTAAAGTTAGCAATCGGATATATGAGTGATTCTGCTGCTCTGAAAGCGGATGGATTGAATAATACAACTGATATTATTGCTTCAATAGCAGTGCTGATTGGACTTAGGATATCCCAGCGTCCGCCTGATAAAAATCATGGGTATGGCCATTGGAAGAGTGAAACCATTGCTTCTATGGTAGCTTCCTTTATTATGGCTGCTGTGGGCATTCAAGTTCTGCTGAATGCTGTTTCTTCCATATTTGAAGGTGTTAATGAATCTCCTGATATATTTGCGGCATATACCGGTGTTTTTTCAGGAGCGGCAATGTACTTTGTGTACCGCTACAACAAAAAATTAGCCATTAAAATTAACAGCAAGGCCGTAATGGCAGCAGCAAAGGACAATATTTCAGACGCCTGGGTGAGTATAGGCACAGCCATCGGGATATTTGGATCACAGCTGAACATGCCATGGCTTGATCCGTTAACAGCCATTGTTGTCGGGCTTTTAATATGCAAAACGGGTTGGGATATTTTTGTACAAGCTTCCCATGAGCTTTCAGATGGATTTGATGAAAAAAAGATTAAAGAATATCAGGATGTCATCAAAAAAGTAAATGGGGTTAAAGGCATAAAAGATATTAAAGGAAGAAGCTACGGCAATAATGAAGTGATCGATGTGGTCATTTTGGTTAATTCCACACTTGATATTAAGGAAGCCCATGATATTGCGACACATGTGGAAAAAGTGATGATGCAGGATTATGGTGTTTATGATGTTCATGTCCATGTGGAACCAAATTGA
- a CDS encoding cytochrome c oxidase subunit 2A: METRKVDQSSSKEHNSLKGTFFSVTVVGLGIFVTYLILYGLYMARI; the protein is encoded by the coding sequence GTGGAAACACGAAAAGTGGACCAGAGCAGTTCAAAAGAACATAACTCTCTAAAGGGTACGTTCTTTTCAGTTACAGTTGTAGGGCTTGGGATCTTTGTTACTTATTTAATCTTGTACGGCCTGTACATGGCCAGAATATAG
- a CDS encoding bifunctional metallophosphatase/5'-nucleotidase, producing MKVLISLILFSFLGMPLGKKDQWDRQGLSEDYHGHIEDRSEGPYKKVQLLGINDFHGQLNVTRQINGRPAGRADYLAAYLRQRAAENENTILLHTGDMIGASPPVSALLQDEPTIEFLNKMGFDIGTIGNHEFDRGLDELLRLLNGGSPSAAKSYPGSRFPWIAANVISQNSGKPILPPYKILNVSGVPIGFIGVIMKQTPSFSSPNSVKGLTFTDEAEAINTYTRELKKQGVRAIVVLAHVPGKSKPNGELATGQLIELAHQADDEVDIMFGGHSHAYLNSVVDGKLLVQAYSYGTAFSDVDIEIDPGTKDIVRKHAEIVNVFQENIQPARDIARMINQYERKVEPAVNRYIGTAASPITAARNRSGESALGNLIADSKRAAMNTDFAFINPGGIRADIDAGRVTWGNLYVVLPFSNQLVKMNLTGSQIREILNQQWQTDTARILQISGFTYSWDDRHPAGNKIKEIYLPNGTMIDPDKIYSVTVNTYLADGGDNFTVFKNGINRVTGPKDIDALEKYIQQLPQPFSSAIEGRIKRID from the coding sequence ATGAAAGTACTTATCTCCCTTATATTATTTAGCTTCCTGGGAATGCCTCTGGGAAAAAAAGATCAATGGGATAGGCAAGGCCTCTCTGAAGATTATCATGGCCATATTGAAGATCGCTCAGAAGGGCCATACAAGAAAGTCCAGTTGCTGGGAATCAATGATTTCCATGGCCAGCTGAATGTGACCCGGCAGATTAACGGCAGACCAGCAGGACGTGCGGATTATCTCGCTGCCTATTTGCGCCAGCGTGCCGCAGAAAATGAAAATACCATCCTGCTTCATACTGGAGACATGATAGGAGCCAGTCCTCCTGTATCTGCCCTCCTGCAGGATGAACCGACCATTGAATTTTTGAATAAAATGGGGTTTGATATTGGCACCATCGGTAACCATGAATTCGACAGGGGCCTGGATGAACTGCTTCGCTTACTAAATGGCGGAAGCCCTTCAGCTGCAAAGAGTTACCCCGGCTCCCGCTTTCCATGGATTGCAGCCAATGTTATCAGTCAGAATTCTGGCAAGCCCATCCTTCCTCCCTATAAGATTTTAAATGTCAGCGGGGTCCCAATAGGGTTTATCGGTGTGATCATGAAACAAACACCAAGCTTTTCCTCACCAAATAGTGTGAAGGGCCTTACCTTCACTGATGAAGCGGAAGCAATCAATACGTATACACGGGAACTTAAAAAGCAAGGAGTAAGAGCCATTGTGGTACTGGCCCATGTTCCCGGCAAATCAAAACCAAATGGAGAACTAGCCACGGGCCAGCTAATAGAATTGGCCCATCAAGCAGATGACGAAGTTGATATTATGTTCGGAGGCCACAGTCATGCTTATCTGAACAGTGTGGTGGATGGGAAGCTCCTCGTCCAGGCCTATTCATATGGCACTGCCTTTTCTGATGTGGATATTGAAATAGATCCCGGGACCAAGGATATTGTCCGCAAGCACGCGGAAATTGTGAATGTTTTTCAAGAGAATATCCAGCCCGCCAGAGACATAGCCAGAATGATCAATCAATATGAAAGAAAAGTAGAACCTGCTGTGAACAGATATATTGGCACTGCTGCCAGTCCCATCACAGCTGCACGAAACAGAAGCGGTGAATCCGCCCTGGGCAATCTTATTGCCGATTCCAAGCGGGCTGCGATGAACACAGATTTTGCTTTCATCAATCCAGGAGGCATCCGGGCAGACATTGACGCAGGCCGTGTTACATGGGGTAACTTATATGTCGTCCTTCCATTCAGCAATCAATTGGTTAAAATGAACCTGACAGGAAGCCAAATCCGTGAAATTCTCAATCAGCAATGGCAGACTGATACTGCCAGAATCCTTCAGATCTCGGGCTTCACTTACAGCTGGGATGACAGACATCCTGCCGGCAATAAAATAAAGGAAATCTATTTGCCCAACGGAACAATGATTGATCCGGATAAAATCTATTCAGTCACTGTAAATACCTATCTCGCAGATGGCGGAGACAATTTTACTGTATTCAAAAATGGCATAAATAGAGTGACGGGACCAAAGGATATAGATGCATTGGAGAAATATATACAGCAACTCCCGCAGCCGTTTAGTTCTGCTATTGAGGGACGCATAAAGAGAATAGATTAA
- a CDS encoding DUF3267 domain-containing protein produces the protein MENKKATVVSISMMKLQIYLFLATMALIIGVLFLHAAIYGGGEMSFDLTGMLMFFAGMVIIVVLHEAIHLAGFRYIGGVPWKEMSWGVNLKMGVAYAHAKQPVTVQQMKKVLMLPFIPTGLLPLVLGIVLNMPGLSILGAILTVGCFGDLVLYKKLLKFPNDAHVIDHPSKPQFTVYE, from the coding sequence TTGGAAAATAAAAAAGCAACAGTTGTTTCTATTTCAATGATGAAGCTGCAGATTTATTTATTCTTGGCAACAATGGCGCTTATAATTGGGGTCCTCTTTTTACATGCTGCGATTTATGGCGGTGGGGAAATGTCTTTTGACCTCACAGGTATGCTAATGTTTTTTGCTGGTATGGTCATTATTGTTGTTTTGCACGAAGCTATCCATTTGGCAGGTTTTCGCTATATTGGCGGTGTTCCCTGGAAGGAAATGTCCTGGGGAGTCAACTTAAAAATGGGTGTGGCTTATGCTCATGCCAAACAGCCTGTGACGGTTCAGCAGATGAAAAAGGTTTTAATGCTGCCATTCATTCCGACTGGCTTATTGCCTCTTGTTCTTGGAATTGTATTGAATATGCCTGGATTATCGATACTAGGGGCGATATTAACTGTTGGATGTTTTGGAGATCTTGTTTTGTATAAAAAGCTCTTAAAGTTTCCAAATGATGCCCATGTCATTGATCATCCGTCTAAACCACAATTTACGGTTTATGAATAG
- a CDS encoding DUF2935 domain-containing protein, translating to MADPIVARSLDEIKFWSRIMKEHALFLSLGFTYEQKQLIAEAQQFIALFERIEDKLARFNVNSELGQVQAFNNEVYQAAAAIWSYKRKVLGLTLRCEIRSNNYPLLIDHISREAAYFANRLKELNSGVLAPKPEAIIEENVFFLKIMADHAKFIGHLLDPSERKLVEQAKEFSHDFDQLVFQAVDLDSMQPQSETKPILSQFLNQNKVSVASLRDFKKTARELIEACRIKSNIHPLLADHTFREAERFLEIIDLFEASLKRA from the coding sequence ATGGCGGATCCAATTGTCGCTAGATCACTGGATGAAATTAAATTTTGGTCCAGGATCATGAAAGAACATGCCTTATTTTTAAGTTTGGGTTTTACATATGAACAGAAACAGTTAATTGCCGAAGCTCAACAGTTTATTGCTTTATTTGAACGAATTGAGGATAAGCTGGCAAGGTTTAATGTAAACTCCGAACTTGGCCAAGTGCAAGCTTTTAATAACGAGGTTTATCAGGCAGCTGCCGCTATCTGGAGCTATAAGAGAAAAGTATTGGGTTTGACATTGAGATGCGAAATCCGTTCGAATAATTACCCTTTGTTGATTGACCATATCAGCAGAGAAGCTGCTTATTTTGCTAATCGATTAAAGGAACTTAACTCTGGGGTACTCGCTCCAAAGCCGGAAGCCATTATAGAGGAGAATGTATTTTTCCTAAAAATCATGGCTGATCATGCTAAATTTATCGGCCATCTATTAGACCCTTCTGAAAGAAAGCTGGTTGAACAGGCCAAAGAGTTCAGCCATGATTTCGATCAATTGGTATTTCAGGCTGTGGACCTGGATTCTATGCAGCCTCAATCAGAAACGAAACCGATTCTGAGCCAATTCTTAAACCAGAATAAAGTATCAGTTGCTTCATTAAGGGATTTTAAGAAAACTGCCAGAGAATTAATAGAGGCATGCCGGATCAAAAGCAATATTCATCCTCTTCTGGCTGATCATACATTTAGAGAAGCAGAGAGATTTTTGGAAATTATCGATTTGTTTGAGGCGAGTCTCAAAAGGGCGTAG
- a CDS encoding winged helix-turn-helix transcriptional regulator, with the protein MAYNIPVEATLDVIGGKWKVVIMCHLIKGEKRTSELKRLMPGITQKMLTQQLRELEADGVVNRTVFDQVPPKVVYSLTDYGWSLRPILDAMCNWGEGHIELTGRELVEQ; encoded by the coding sequence TTGGCTTACAATATTCCAGTAGAAGCTACTCTAGATGTGATTGGCGGTAAGTGGAAAGTTGTAATCATGTGTCATTTAATTAAAGGTGAAAAGCGAACCAGCGAGCTTAAACGCCTTATGCCTGGGATTACGCAAAAAATGCTGACTCAGCAGCTTCGCGAACTTGAAGCGGATGGGGTTGTAAACCGCACTGTTTTTGATCAAGTGCCCCCTAAGGTTGTATATTCTTTAACAGATTACGGGTGGTCACTTCGCCCGATACTTGATGCGATGTGCAATTGGGGAGAAGGGCATATTGAGTTAACAGGCAGAGAGCTTGTGGAACAATAA
- the thiC gene encoding phosphomethylpyrimidine synthase ThiC, protein MTASSLNQESISIMSSFTGSKKIYVGGSRPDIKVPMREIELSPTTGTFGEEINEPVRLYDTSGPYTDPQYTADLKTGLPAVKSRWIQERGDVEEYDGREIKPEDNGFRDEHDPRANHKVFPGLSRKPLRAIRGKNVTQLHYAKKGIITPEMEFIAIRENMEPEFVRSEVARGRAIIPSNINHPETEPMIIGRNFHVKINANIGNSAVSSSIEEEVEKMTWATRWGADTIMDLSTGKNIHTTREWIIRNSAVPVGTVPIYQALEKVNGIAEDLTWEIYRDTLIEQAEQGVDYFTIHAGVLLRYVPLTAKRLTGIVSRGGSIMAQWCLHHHKENFLYTHFEEICEIMKAYDVAFSLGDGLRPGSIADANDGAQFAELETLGELTKIAWEHDVQVMVEGPGHVPMHLIKENMDKQLEICKEAPFYTLGPLTTDIAPGYDHITSAIGAAMIGWYGTAMLCYVTPKEHLGLPNRDDVREGVITYKIAAHAADLAKGHPGAQKRDDALSKARFEFRWIDQFNLSLDPERALEFHDETLPAEGAKTAHFCSMCGPKFCSMRISQDIRKYAIENKFDTDEAIQKGMEEKAEEFKKSGGTIYQ, encoded by the coding sequence ATGACTGCAAGTTCATTAAATCAGGAAAGTATTTCTATTATGTCGAGCTTTACTGGCAGCAAAAAAATCTATGTGGGAGGATCCAGACCGGATATCAAGGTTCCAATGCGGGAGATAGAATTAAGTCCCACCACCGGTACTTTTGGAGAAGAAATCAATGAGCCGGTTCGCTTATATGATACGAGCGGGCCTTATACGGATCCTCAATACACGGCAGATCTAAAAACAGGGCTTCCCGCTGTGAAAAGCCGGTGGATTCAGGAACGCGGGGATGTTGAAGAGTATGATGGGCGGGAAATTAAGCCCGAGGATAACGGGTTCCGCGATGAACATGATCCGCGTGCTAATCATAAAGTCTTTCCTGGCTTATCCCGCAAGCCATTGAGAGCGATAAGAGGGAAGAATGTCACCCAGCTTCACTATGCAAAAAAGGGAATCATTACCCCTGAGATGGAGTTTATAGCCATTCGGGAAAATATGGAACCGGAATTTGTGCGGTCTGAAGTAGCAAGAGGACGGGCGATTATTCCTTCCAACATCAATCATCCTGAGACAGAGCCAATGATTATCGGAAGAAATTTTCACGTGAAGATTAATGCGAACATTGGAAACTCGGCTGTTTCATCCTCTATTGAAGAAGAGGTAGAGAAAATGACCTGGGCTACCCGATGGGGGGCAGATACAATTATGGATCTGTCTACCGGTAAAAATATTCATACTACACGCGAATGGATTATCAGGAACTCCGCTGTTCCGGTCGGGACTGTTCCCATTTACCAGGCACTTGAAAAGGTGAATGGCATTGCTGAGGACCTCACGTGGGAAATATATAGGGATACCTTAATCGAACAGGCAGAGCAGGGTGTTGATTATTTTACAATCCATGCAGGTGTCCTTTTGCGTTATGTACCGCTTACTGCCAAAAGGCTGACCGGAATTGTGTCGAGGGGCGGATCCATTATGGCCCAATGGTGCCTGCATCATCATAAAGAGAACTTTTTATATACACACTTTGAAGAAATCTGCGAAATCATGAAAGCTTATGATGTGGCCTTTTCCCTGGGGGATGGACTTCGGCCGGGATCGATTGCAGATGCAAATGATGGGGCTCAATTTGCGGAGCTTGAAACACTTGGGGAGCTGACGAAAATTGCTTGGGAACATGATGTACAGGTAATGGTCGAGGGTCCTGGACATGTTCCAATGCATTTAATCAAGGAGAATATGGATAAACAATTGGAAATCTGTAAAGAAGCACCATTCTATACACTCGGACCCCTTACGACTGATATAGCTCCGGGATATGACCATATTACCTCTGCAATCGGGGCTGCCATGATAGGCTGGTATGGGACGGCAATGCTTTGCTATGTTACCCCTAAAGAACATTTGGGTTTGCCAAATAGAGACGATGTGCGCGAGGGTGTCATCACGTATAAAATTGCCGCGCATGCTGCAGATCTGGCAAAGGGACATCCAGGAGCGCAAAAAAGGGATGATGCCCTGTCAAAAGCCCGTTTTGAATTCCGCTGGATAGATCAATTCAATCTCTCATTGGATCCTGAGCGCGCTTTGGAATTCCATGATGAAACACTGCCGGCTGAAGGTGCAAAAACAGCTCATTTTTGTTCCATGTGCGGCCCAAAATTTTGCAGTATGAGAATTTCTCAGGATATCCGGAAATATGCAATAGAGAATAAGTTTGACACGGATGAAGCGATACAGAAAGGCATGGAAGAAAAAGCTGAGGAATTTAAAAAGTCCGGAGGAACCATCTATCAGTAA